A DNA window from Zingiber officinale cultivar Zhangliang chromosome 3A, Zo_v1.1, whole genome shotgun sequence contains the following coding sequences:
- the LOC122054123 gene encoding pathogen-related protein-like: MAVAGEDPYRSFISGEGEKDTVWRFGAPPNYDVVNKLFEEGRTNIWPVGSLEEKVQRMVKTWEMELVHKVRPQDFKSVNIEKFRLSVNGRKGLTSAEIGEIGGSYNAFLQTNLPKELRIYDPEEETRQSSSKEFATTFPRGFALEILQVYSGPPVVAYSFRHWSYMEGPFKGHAPTGELVQFSGVGIFHVNEETRVENVELFYERGDFLSSFLKGAPLAQGEAAGGCPFVSS; the protein is encoded by the exons ATGGCAGTTGCAGGCGAGGACCCCTACCGCTCCTTCATCTCCGGGGAGGGCGAAAAGGACACGGTGTGGAGGTTTGGTGCTCCTCCGAACTACGACGTCGTCAACAAGCTCTTCGAAGAGGGCCGAACCAAC ATATGGCCTGTTGGATCTCTAGAAGAAAAGGTACAGCGAATGGTGAAGACCTGGGAGATGGAGCTGGTCCACAAGGTGCGCCCACAGGACTTCAAATCTGTCAACATCGAGAAGTTCAGATTGAGCGTCAATG GGAGGAAAGGACTCACCTCTGCGGAAATCGGTGAGATAGGGGGCAGTTACAACGCCTTCCTGCAGACCAACTTGCCCAAGGAGCTGCGCATCTACGACCCTGAAGAGGAGACGAGGCAGTCGTCGTCAAAGGAGTTCGCCACCACGTTCCCGCGGGGGTTTGCTTTGGAGATACTGCAAGTCTACAGCGGCCCGCCGGTGGTAGCGTACAGTTTCCGCCACTGGAGCTACATGGAGGGGCCCTTCAAGGGCCACGCTCCCACTGGAGAACTCGTCCAGTTCTCGGGCGTTGGCATCTTTCAC GTGAATGAGGAGACGAGGGTGGAGAATGTGGAACTGTTCTACGAGCGTGGAGATTTCCTGTCGAGCTTCCTGAAAGGTGCGCCTTTAGCGCAGGGCGAGGCTGCTGGGGGCTGCCCCTTCGTTAGCTCCTGA